The DNA window ataataaaaaaagaattatcaaaattggttaacgtgattttcagttattcacctttttgtcgcgcatatacataatgcaaatttaagacttatgtcgttttcacatggataccatcatcggaaaaaaaaataaaaaaaatgggaccccacgggaagcactacctttcaaacaaaaaaaaaattatcaaaatcggtccacccagtgaaaagttatgaggtaacaaacataaaaaaaaaaaaaaaaaaaaaaaaaaaaaaaacagacgaattgataacctcctccttttggaagtcggttgaaaactgttattaatattattttatatggcatagtaTTTAATAcaggcatgtaacactatttcttattttaaatatgattgagctgtcattataaaacacttggactatagcgtggggcattctaagAAAAGATAGAGatattgaagcatcattgtaaaacgataatattattttggccatcccgaactactgaagtTACACTAGTAATATGCTGTTGGTTATCATATTATGTTAGGCAAAAGAAGTACCCtctcctttcttagagttcaagtttgcttcataccaaatttcatcaaattcgatttcaAGACCAACAGACACAAACAGTCAGAGCTGCTTTCACATTTgtacaatattgtattataatattaatacatataatatagattgattTCGTTCTTGTCCCATATACTTATGTCAGAGTTAATAGCAAGATGTATGAGAGTTAATAATAAGATGATATGTTATTCCTAATTGCATTAACAAGAGCACTGTCGTGTTTAAACAACTCGACGGATGACCAtgtcaccatcatcatcatcaacagcctctTTTcgcccactgctggacataggcctctccaatagcacgccgctgtgatcgatcttcggtTATGACCATGTAACTGAACTCAATATTGCGCCAACGCCTTCTCGGTCCACTCTCCCTCCAGATTTCACCCCCTTTTTTTTAGGTCATCGCTCGTCATAACTAGTCTTCTGCTGTGATTATTTGCATGTTCTGTCCCACTATAACTACCACGGCCATTGTTAGGGCCTGGCAGAAGCTGGAGCTTCTATTTTGCACACATAACATAGAAGATAAGACACGATATCCCAGCCCATTAAGAGCCTCAATGGTTGGAGAAGAGAGCGTGCCATTCAAACCCGCTACTCcacagtaaaatataatttacatttatacgagttagtttgattttttttattgaggtGCTTACATTTCgtcagaatattttaaaaataaattatatttcttaatgactttataatatttaaaggttaTAAGACAATAAAAGACTAtatgaataacattaatatttatttaaccattaTAGCATTTGTAGTAATCGTAGGGttggcattagaaattcgcatcccgaatttgatgatagtaggggttgcTTTTTAAAGGGGTTGCTCCtctctctcgaaatttacccTTCACCCCCCGCGGAAACCCAATCACGTGATTCACAGTAATGAACATACAAGTCAAAATGCTTTCAGCATTTATGTCAATAAGAGggtacaataaaatacaattaaaaaagtaatttaaacctaattattattattacagaattaattaaaacatacaataataatgtaaacctttttctaattatataatcaagttcatttcgatttttttttatttatttcgtgttTTCTATGAAATAGTTGCAAAccaaaaggtctacaaaaaatagcaatgtttaattatatactatataataatctcgtaataaatctttgaaattaaaataatgctatttactactgtttgtattttaattattggatCAGTCGTTTCGACGTtagattttaatacattattaattgacCTTGCCATGGACACTAATGATTTCTGAGATGTaactttattatgttattaaataaaatagtgggTTCGAAGTGAAGGAAAGTCTAACAATccacgtgttttttttttgtttctataaatgCCTTGTTCGTGTAGTTGCTAGTTTAATGGCTGCAGGATCACAAACACGAAAATATTAGTCTGCTCACGAGTAAATGCTGGCAATGACaatctcaacaacaacaacaacagcctgtaaattcccactactgctaaaggcctcctctacctttgtggagaaggtttgcaacatattcaaccacgctgttccaatgcggcttggtggaatacacatgtggcagaatttctatgaaatttgtcacaagcaggttttctcacgatgttttccttcgccgctgagcacgacatgaattataaagacaaattaaacacatgaatcatggttgagatgcacgcgttcatgCACCACGCGTGCATGCATCGCGCCATAGACCACGCTGAGCCAAGCCAAGCCATTGACACCGCCCTCCAAACTCGCCTATAACCATTAGCGGAGTTACATCTGATTATCATGTGAAAGGAATTGAATTCCCGACCATTTTCATTGACATTCATTTCGGAATTTCATTCAATAGTTAAAGAGACGAAAACGGAAAAAGGCGAATAAAAAAAGGCGCCATGGAAACAGGacttggaaaaaaaaaacagttggtaaaataaaatatcaataaaaatatataattgatgttAAAAATAGATAACTAGTTATTATTACCcgttttatactataaaaacaaCGATGCATGAAGAAgcattgaaaataatatcatttttacatttaactatatttaaaacatatacattaaaggtttttttttcgcCTCTttcaaacttatatttaaataatctacgTAACTAACGCTAGGTTTTGTAAATCagcaaaaaatttataaaagaatcCTTATTTATGtctaatctatatatatgtatttattatattttagtctaTCTTTatgctttgttttaattaaaaaatgtaaaagtcgcaagtatggaaaattaaaaattatacaatatttcctGGAACGTGTATCGCTCAAAAGGACCTAAATTTAATTTGCTACATCATATTCTAAAACGTTGCTCAGAGCTAGAGaatattaacaacaatattatgtatattcacagtaacattgatcacttagataaaatcagtgataatcattgtatgtgcactagaagtaaggataagcttattaCGCCAAGTTTTCGACTCCGCTAAgtcaataagtccttcttggggcagggtatccgcttctataataaaattccgcagacatttttaactttaccgtttagtaaattcaaatcgtttgtaaaaaatacattggtagaaaaagcatattattcaatacaagattttatggatgattaaaaagcgtggagataatacctgttgacttccaggcaggatatattaatttaaattattgtttttaactaatatgactttgtatttttaaatgttaaaaaagagtaactactgagtttcttgccggttctactcggtagaatttactttccgaaccggtggtagcttcacaaaattgtaaaatgacgattcaaaagtgcttgtaaaagcctacttgaataaagttttttttttatttgattttgattttgttggaCAAAGATTTTACTTACCAACATTACAAATTAACTAATGAtcctcttttaaaaatattctttgaattatttcttattaataatgttttctgCGTTAAAGTGCATGAGGATGGGTTATTTTGTATCTATTGTAGGTAATTACCGACGTGACCAAAGGATGAAAGATAAGAAATTTAACCGGGCGTAACGGACAATGGCATTTAAACGACTGGCAGGCGTGAGCAATTCTGTGAATATACAAAGGCTTGATCTTTGGAGGCGCCGCTGATAGATCTACATACTCGTCCCGCTGAAAATTACATAATCACACTCACTAAGAAATTAACTCATTATTTTCCAGCTGTTAAAGCGCGATTGAACAAAacgcaatattttaattttaaatttctactaagactataataaatattgttatctaACAATATAACACATATCACGCGAAATTCTTATTGAAGTGCATAATTAGCACTACGATTAAAATTTGCCAGtattcgaattatttataagattcagcatacttaatatttatcaaattattggCGAAGGTCTAGTGTTTTTGTAAATTGCAATAATTATCGTTTGAGGAAATACTCATTGGAATGAATTCGTAAAGTTTATTGAAAGCATACAACCAAGTCGGATTAAAACAActggtaattaatttataattcggTATACATTGAAAACCTGTTTATTGATCCTTCTGATAACAAAAGAACTTGTTTCCAATAGTTCTAATATatgctaaaattataaatatcttatttgtgTTTAAGCCTAAGGTCTCTCTTTTCAACGGTCTATAAAAACTCTTATCGGCTTGCTAAGGCTTCTTTTCATGTCCataatctgaaataaatgaCACTGTCTTCAAAATGACGACCAGACCTTAATTAGTTGGGAGCAATCAAATGCATTTGCTTATAAAAAGTGCATCATAATATCATTTAGTTAAAatggggttaaaattattttattatgactaCACGTCAAAAAgcaaaaacgtaaacaaaagaTAAGTCAAAGATGTCGCCGCGTTTTATATCATACATAACAATAacgtacaaattaaataaataactaataaaaaagcTGCTTCATATACTTATTGTTTTCAGTTGTTATTGTAGGCGTCCGGGGTATATTTCATCGCCAAACATTAGGTACTGTAGTATTCtcatttgaagggtgagtgagccagtgaaactacaaTCAAACCTTGGGCAATAAGGTGCCTTATGTTGCTTGCATATATGCTTAGACATATGTGATCAAACTCTGTGTGATATGTAACAGTACAATATATATGGACTGAATGTTTACCCAATAGACGAGTTatatgatatgaaataaaaaaaacagaatcgCATAAAAAAACTAAAGCGCGCGCAGTGGTGTCTTCAATAAATCATCTTTCATTTTGCAACAGCTCTACTGAGCGAACGTCACAcaataattcgtttttttttaataagcttaCATTTGATAGGTACATCGTACTCATTAACGATAAGCACAGTATTGTTAAGTGaattttttgaaacaaataattggtaagaagtttttattatttaattatattatattacctaCTTACCTATAGGCATATACACAAATCTATCACAGGTTTAATATTTGTGAGATCATAAAATTGaggaataacttttttttaattttaaaatataaaatgcaaagGTGAGTGAACACAATagcttaacaaaaaataaatttcaacaatattattaatagcttTGGTAAGACGAAGTAAAGATCTTTTTTCACCCACCAACTAATTATTGTACCATCGAACATCAAAATTACTCTAATGCCATTAGGGCTTATTATTGGCAATATATAAAGTGCCAATATTGATAAAAAGTATAGAAATCTGCATACCAGACTGCATTATCGTCTGCCTACcaggaaatatttataaataatcaaaattctaTCATATTAATCGATCGTTTTCCTCAAATTCGGTTCGTATCAAACGCTTCAAGAATATCAAGGAATCGTTTGCCAGTTACATCATAGAATCAGAGATatcaggtttttttttattaattaaatagtatatcCAAAGTCTAGTCTAGTGTAAACTAGATTTTTCTAGTTTGTATTGTTTCGCTCCGTTGattgtataattcatttataatatttttatccttAACCAAAACTTCGCTTATTACCATTAATTCTATTTATCTCCCACCTTTTTAGCTTATCACTTGACTGCGTCTATATAAATCACTAGATGACCGGTAAACCTTACCGGCTTTATCAGATTGTAATGATACTTTACAGGTATAAATGACAGCGTTGGAtattacacataaataaaaatatgaagtgCAGAAGCAATAAAAACACTGACCATAACACAAGTAAGTTATTAATACTGGCACAATAACATCTTCAATACTAAAATTTGGTTGCTCAATGCACAGGGATCAAAAGTCCTCATCTCCTGGGCCACAGTATGAACAAATCAGTGAaactacttaataaataatataggctATGCTCACTAACTAACTAATTAACTACGACTATCGATGTAGCTGTAACTAAAGCTGGCGGAGtgaatgaatgttttttttttttttatcatcaatagtTTGTTTGACAGCAATTGCTAGTTCTAGCTTTTGTAAGCGATCGCTGAAATTATCGGTCTCGTTACATTCTTTTTTAATCTCGCTGAAAAGACACAATTAAGCTGTTCCCTTCTCTAGTGGATTTGGGCTTGTTGATACTGAGTGCGTCGGAATGCTTACTAAAAATGAGTGATACCAATTCATCATTTCATGTTTTCTTGGGTATCACTGACGTCGTGACGTCCCAACGTCTGCGCCACTTATGCAAGCCTTCAATAGATATAGGGGATAGAGGTCCCCggagtattttatttaacatgctGTCTAACcgttataaacattttatgcaGTAATCTTTTTAGGACAAGTGTCATGATTATAAAAATTCTGTACAATAAATCATTATCACTTTCAGGGACATCGCTTGTGTTGATAGCAGTCGGGTTCATATTACTAGTCATAGCTACAGTGTCGGTGTTTTGGGATACTCAATACCAAATCATCATCTTTGTAAGAATTTCTATTCCATTTTCATTTCATCAATTTCTATTTGTTGAACAACAAAAACAtcatatttattgctttagatAACGAGAATAGCAGTGGGATCTAAGTACTATGAAATCTTTGCTCGAGAAAATGCGGGTACTTTCTTAGAAATCTACGTGTTTAATGTAACCAATGCTGAAGCGTTCCTCTCCGGCGAAGATCACAAGCTGCGGATCGAAGAAGTTGGCCCTTTTACTTATCAGTGAGtacaattttatgaaattattggCAAAGTTTTGTCGACAGGTATTCTCACGTAACTATAAAATGAAGCAAAATATAGTGGTACTGAAACTCCAGGAATGGATAACAATGTAATACAATTGCCTGTACCATAGCGTACCTCTGCCAACTATCGATTTACACTATTTCTAGGAAAAAACCtagtcatattttaatattccataaATCAAACCCATAGTGATATAATCACTGCACTTAAGAAAGATTACAACGGAAACAAAATGGGATGTCTGTGAGTCCACTGACTAACACAAAGATTATACACATTTCCACAATACTAAACTTACTTTGGTTTCAAGTATCacctttaaattacatttactaCAGAGAATACCGAAAGAATGAGAAGTTCGAGATCGACGAAGAAGCTGGTGTGATGCGATACATACCTCGTACCAGGGCAGCGTTCCGACACGAGCAATCCATTGACGACCCAGCATGCATTAATATCACAGTCCCCAACCCTGCAATGTTGGTAAGTACAGACTTTTAACAATGTCTGCAACGAGCTCAAATTGGCAAATAATTTTATGCTGAAACaatagacaaaaaataatacttaattaatgttgtcttaaattttcgcgattattacacatttaaataaaactagttataacggattttaatcgcgtatattaattattttggacatcccgacgtttcgagcactttacagcgttcgtggtcacgggtagtctacccgggatgtccaaaataatatacgcgattaaaatccgttataactagttttatttaatacttaattagatgaatataaaacaacaatagctaggaatatatacaattatgattTAACCGTATGGTAActcttatttcaataaaagatCACAGATTTTGGACCACGATCCACAGGGTAACAAAACATAATGAAAAAAAGGCTCGTTATTTATGTTGGCCACGAACAGCTCTCCTAGTCTGTAATTTTATCATGATATCATTGTCACTGTGTTAACCGTTTGGCAAAGTTTACAACTTAAGTAACAATCTCCAGAGATTGTGATCAAGATGTAAAATAGTTATTACAATCAATGTAAACAAGGTATCTTATCGTTTTTATATGATCTTTAGCTTTACTTACGTATATTAGTGGTATATTGAAAATTGCAtagggttttttttataatacgtagAAGATTTATGTACATGTATTATTCACCAAATAATTAAGTCGTTTTTTCAGGCAATATCTTCAATGGTCAGCTCTTACCCCTACTGGACCAAATACGCTTTCACTATGCTGACGAACCGTCTGAAATCAAAGCCCATCATAAACATCGACGTCCACAGCCTCCTATGGGGCTTCGACGAGCCCTTGATAGCCTTATCTAACACTCTGATGCCGGGCTGGATTACTTTCAGCAAAATGGGCATTATGGATCGAGTAAAGTACCATTTgtttacttattactttttgctttatttaaataatatatttattaggtcAAGTCATTGATACATTTCATGTGAACATTAGAACTTAGCTGATGGTCTATAAACGCCGTCGGCATCGCAGGTTAGGACATAGCATATTCCATAACCACTTTTCAAGTTAATGTTTAGTGAAGGAGAATGTTTCtgctaatatatttatgtatcagATAATGAGTTTAACATATTATACGGCGTTTTTAGACTTACACTTCTTACTTCAACATCAGCGAAATGACCTATTTATGTGGACGACACAAATGTTTATGTCATCAAAATAtaactatacaaaaatattttcttttgtagttGTACGATCAATCGTCTACCCCTGTGTTAGAGGTGAGTTCAGCAAATCTGGACAAGTTCCAGGTGAAGAAGTCCGATGGCTACGCTGGTTTGAAGGTGTGGAATTACGGTGACGTAAGCAAGCGgtaacgttataaaataattacattttacttgGCATTATTGACCTTTTAAGGTTCATACcaatacattacatatttgcctatagtttttaataaatatttccagGACCCGTTGCAACACTTTTGTAGATACGTATGAAGGGTACGCATATGCACCAAGAATGGCCCGCAACCACACGATCAGACTGTACCGGAGTACATTCTGCAGGATGTTTGACCTCAGCTACATCGGCGTCACCAGCACGGAGGTCTCATCTGAAGCCTTTGTCTATCAAATCAGTAATAACAGTTACGCTCTCAATACTAATACGGAATGTCTTTGTGGACAAATAAATGAATGCATTGAAGGGATATCTGATATATCGCCGTGTCTCTTTGGTAACATTTTACCTtcaatatacttataatttctGACGTTTCGTATGTAGTGACCCAATGTCTTTATTTACAGGTCTAACTATCGCTTTGTCTAATGCCCACTTCTTGTATGCGAATCCCAAATTATATGATCGAATTGAGGGCATCCGGCCTGATGAGATGGAACATGGAAGTGAATTTGTAATAGAACCGGTGAGTGACTTTAAATCAAGGATCTATTCTCATTGCTCTGGATCATATTAACCCTTATGGTTCTGATACTTATATCAACTATATTATGACATATGACTTTTTTCATTACACCTTAGTTCCTAATGGTGATGGCTCTTTAgcggtgtaaggaatggttgatatttcttacagaatcaATATCTATAAACAACAGAGACCACTTACTTGCGATTGTTTGTTTTCAGAAAGTGGGAGCGGTTATTAGTGGGAGATTCACTATTCAAGTAAATGTAATCGTCAATGATGTCGATTTCTACTCTCAAGTTAAACCATTTTCAAAGATGGTCGTGCCCCTCGCTTACTTTAAAATtgtaagattatttaattaccATAGCagatatttttatctgtctgaTGATTTCATATTTCTAAAGAACCATGAGTTAATGTTAGGCATACATTCCACTGCTAATTCAATGCCATGACAATTTTGCTTACAGTAGAATTCGTTAGCCTACATTGGCAAACgaacaaaatatcaaatatcttTTAACTAAGAGTTAAATTGCTGAGAGTAGGACCTTCTCAGCACCTTACATTTGTGATCGATCATAGTTCCTTTATCTTGGCATCTTGAATCTCATAAATAAATGACTCATCGTTGGATTTAATTGTAACatcttttcttataaaatatgttgtCAAAATTATCTTGTTATATCACATTTCTTATTCATTTCAGATACAGCCCGAGTTATCAGAAAaagataaaacatatataaaaatatctagcTTTTATTTACCGTATATAGTTCATGGCATGGAAGCGCTATTATTCATAATAGGCTTGACAATATTGGTATACGGTCTTCATCAGATGTACCAAAAGTGGCGTTGTTATAGTGTCCAAGTAAATAATGAGATACGTCATGATAATCTTCAGGTAGAAACACCGTTGATGGACGAGAAATATCCTATTTCTGAATTAAAGACTGAGAGACAGTTGAAgatttagtttatattataatgagatATAATTTTCCAAAGTGATATTACCCACCTAGACGGGTTTTGCACGAAGCCCTCCGTACGTGATGTGTTGACATCTTGGAACTGGTCTGGACTTGTTGGAAGATATCCGGACTAGTATAACTGTGATAGTCAAAGGAGGAGGCAACTTTAGCCGATCTGAAACTCTGACTAACTTCAGCAAACGCACCGGTTGAAAAAAGAATGTtggatatataaatacttttttttttatttttgtttacaagtCACGTGactttttatgaaattgtttttttaattatttagattttataatttacgtttTATAAGGTTTGTtttgtaaagtttaaaattgtctaaaataagaaataaatatatgaaaattataaattagcGAAACAATGTGTCCAAATAAGCAATTATAAGTCCAGTTTAATTGTCATGATAAACAAAAAGTTAATCTGTAATGTTaggatgttattaaaaataggcTTACAAAATTAATGCATTGATAGTCTTTGAAACTTAAAAGTGAAACgacctttttaatttatcatcatcatcatcacatcaCCTTAATTACTTAACAGCTCACCAATGTTAGTATCATGTATCACAAAT is part of the Vanessa cardui chromosome 14, ilVanCard2.1, whole genome shotgun sequence genome and encodes:
- the LOC124535438 gene encoding scavenger receptor class B member 1-like, which gives rise to MSDTNSSFHVFLGITDVVTSQRLRHLCKPSIDIGDRGPRRTSLVLIAVGFILLVIATVSVFWDTQYQIIIFITRIAVGSKYYEIFARENAGTFLEIYVFNVTNAEAFLSGEDHKLRIEEVGPFTYQEYRKNEKFEIDEEAGVMRYIPRTRAAFRHEQSIDDPACINITVPNPAMLAISSMVSSYPYWTKYAFTMLTNRLKSKPIINIDVHSLLWGFDEPLIALSNTLMPGWITFSKMGIMDRLYDQSSTPVLEVSSANLDKFQVKKSDGYAGLKVWNYGDVSKRTRCNTFVDTYEGYAYAPRMARNHTIRLYRSTFCRMFDLSYIGVTSTEVSSEAFVYQISNNSYALNTNTECLCGQINECIEGISDISPCLFGLTIALSNAHFLYANPKLYDRIEGIRPDEMEHGSEFVIEPKVGAVISGRFTIQVNVIVNDVDFYSQVKPFSKMVVPLAYFKIIQPELSEKDKTYIKISSFYLPYIVHGMEALLFIIGLTILVYGLHQMYQKWRCYSVQVNNEIRHDNLQVETPLMDEKYPISELKTERQLKI